Proteins from a genomic interval of Croceicoccus naphthovorans:
- the tnpC gene encoding IS66 family transposase has translation MSDQASSPIDKDARIAELEAALAARDTLIETLRFQLAQLKRMTFGQSSEKLSRQIEQLELALEELEGEAAVADVAATASATGNQRATPIRQFPGHLHRSERRIEPEAGSCACPDCGGALRPLGEDSDEMLDVAPVKWRVIRTVRPKYSCRSCEKIVQASAPVKAVARGKASFATLAHVVVNKFDHHLPLYRQAEMMAAQGVSIDRSTLAGWAGQAAALLDPIVARIREQGLKAGKLHTDDTPVPMLVPGKGKTAQARLWTYVIDDRASGATGPALVWYRFTSDRSGIHPQTELKHFAGLLQADAYAGYDKLYAGGRIREVACWAHFRRKIFENHQTSPTPLTTDLLERIARLYRIEEEIRGRPPDVRRRCRQERSKPQIESLRVAIHDALHRLSPKSAMAKALAYGRKRWTALTLFLDEGGAEIDNNIAERAMRSIAIGRKNWLFAGSKAGGERAAAIYSVIETAKLNGLESQAYIADVIEKIASGWPASRWDELMPWNWTAEVTPVSMAA, from the coding sequence GTGTCGGATCAAGCCTCCTCCCCCATCGACAAGGATGCCCGGATCGCCGAGCTGGAAGCGGCTCTGGCGGCCCGCGATACGCTGATCGAGACGCTGCGTTTTCAGCTCGCCCAGCTTAAGCGGATGACATTCGGCCAGTCGTCGGAGAAGCTCAGCCGCCAGATCGAGCAACTCGAACTGGCGCTTGAGGAACTGGAAGGCGAAGCCGCTGTTGCTGATGTTGCCGCAACGGCATCGGCAACCGGCAACCAGCGCGCGACACCGATCCGTCAGTTCCCCGGTCATCTTCACCGCAGCGAGCGCCGGATCGAACCGGAAGCGGGAAGCTGCGCCTGCCCCGATTGCGGCGGCGCCCTGCGCCCGCTGGGCGAGGACAGCGACGAGATGCTCGACGTGGCGCCGGTGAAGTGGCGCGTCATCCGCACCGTGCGGCCCAAGTATTCCTGCCGGTCCTGCGAGAAGATCGTCCAGGCGTCCGCCCCGGTAAAAGCGGTCGCGCGCGGCAAGGCCAGCTTCGCGACGCTCGCCCATGTGGTCGTGAACAAGTTCGACCATCACCTGCCGCTCTATCGCCAGGCCGAGATGATGGCGGCGCAAGGGGTCAGTATCGACCGCTCGACCCTGGCCGGTTGGGCAGGACAGGCAGCCGCGCTGCTCGATCCCATTGTTGCCCGCATTCGTGAACAGGGCCTCAAGGCCGGCAAGCTACACACCGACGATACGCCCGTGCCGATGCTGGTGCCGGGCAAGGGCAAGACCGCGCAGGCAAGGCTGTGGACCTATGTCATCGATGATCGCGCATCGGGTGCCACTGGTCCGGCTCTGGTCTGGTACCGGTTCACGTCCGATCGCAGCGGCATCCATCCGCAGACCGAGCTCAAGCACTTTGCCGGTCTTCTTCAGGCCGACGCCTATGCCGGTTACGACAAGCTCTATGCGGGCGGTCGGATCAGGGAAGTCGCCTGCTGGGCGCATTTCCGGCGCAAGATATTCGAGAACCACCAGACCAGCCCGACGCCGCTGACCACGGATCTGCTGGAACGGATCGCCAGGCTTTACCGGATCGAGGAAGAGATACGCGGTAGGCCGCCCGACGTCCGCCGGCGATGTCGCCAGGAACGAAGCAAGCCGCAGATCGAGAGCCTGCGCGTAGCCATCCATGATGCCCTGCACCGCCTGTCGCCCAAGTCGGCGATGGCCAAGGCGCTCGCCTATGGCCGCAAGCGCTGGACGGCGCTCACCCTCTTCCTCGACGAGGGCGGTGCCGAGATCGACAACAACATCGCCGAACGGGCCATGCGTTCAATCGCCATTGGTCGGAAGAACTGGCTGTTCGCCGGTTCGAAGGCGGGCGGCGAACGGGCGGCCGCGATCTATTCCGTCATCGAGACCGCCAAGCTCAATGGTCTGGAGTCGCAAGCCTACATCGCCGATGTGATCGAGAAGATCGCCAGCGGATGGCCGGCCTCGCGCTGGGACGAACTCATGCCATGGAACTGGACAGCCGAAGTCACGCCAGTCAGCATGGCGGCATGA
- a CDS encoding plasmid pRiA4b ORF-3 family protein produces MSETIARLHIALADTDPSIWRRVDVPVDANLKMLHDVIQGAMGWLDYHLWEFEAGDRRYGVTDPDWPDDRLFAAKNTRLKALLDRDVRQFLYTYDMGDSWEHIVTVEAVRDGEAGTKYPRYIEGEHRAPPEDCGGTPGFEAFLEAVTDPKHPEHKDATEWHQGCYGKAFNPDEIDERDAKLRIGAIAKRRAAGKAAQARKSR; encoded by the coding sequence ATGAGCGAGACCATTGCCCGCCTGCATATCGCGCTTGCCGATACCGATCCCTCGATCTGGCGGCGGGTCGATGTTCCGGTCGATGCCAACCTCAAGATGCTCCACGATGTCATCCAGGGCGCAATGGGCTGGCTCGACTATCATCTCTGGGAGTTCGAGGCAGGCGACAGGCGCTACGGCGTGACCGATCCCGACTGGCCCGACGATCGCCTGTTCGCGGCCAAAAACACCAGACTCAAGGCGCTGCTCGACCGCGATGTCCGTCAGTTCCTCTACACTTACGACATGGGCGACAGCTGGGAGCACATCGTCACCGTCGAAGCGGTCAGGGATGGCGAAGCAGGAACCAAATATCCGCGATATATTGAGGGCGAACACCGCGCTCCGCCCGAAGACTGCGGCGGCACGCCCGGCTTCGAAGCCTTCCTTGAAGCCGTCACCGATCCCAAGCACCCCGAGCACAAGGATGCCACCGAGTGGCACCAGGGCTGCTACGGCAAAGCCTTCAATCCTGACGAGATAGACGAACGCGACGCAAAGCTCAGGATCGGCGCCATCGCCAAACGACGCGCCGCCGGAAAAGCCGCTCAAGCAAGAAAATCACGCTGA
- the trbJ gene encoding P-type conjugative transfer protein TrbJ, with product MAMGIALALASTSALVSTPAHAQFGGIVYDPSNYAQNVLTAARTLEQINNQIRMLQNQATSLINEAKNLQSLPLTIVQPLQDQIRQTQQLLNEAQRIAYDVRTIEGAFEQHYKNVPLGASQRAMVDGAEARWQNSVAAFEDALKVQAGTVANIEGSREALGSLASASQSATGALQAAQAGNQLLALQARQLADLTATIAATGRAQALDAAERAAAKAQAREQLRRFLAIRPRYLPGGSD from the coding sequence ATGGCCATGGGCATTGCGCTCGCCTTGGCGAGTACGAGCGCCTTGGTATCAACGCCTGCACACGCCCAGTTCGGCGGGATCGTTTACGATCCGTCCAATTACGCGCAGAACGTGCTGACTGCCGCGCGCACGCTTGAGCAGATCAACAACCAGATCCGCATGCTGCAGAACCAGGCGACGTCGCTCATCAACGAGGCGAAGAACCTTCAGAGCCTGCCGCTGACGATCGTGCAGCCCCTGCAGGACCAGATCCGGCAGACCCAACAACTGCTGAACGAAGCCCAGCGCATCGCCTACGATGTCCGCACCATCGAGGGCGCTTTCGAACAGCATTACAAGAACGTTCCCCTCGGTGCCTCGCAGCGGGCGATGGTCGACGGCGCCGAGGCGCGCTGGCAAAACAGCGTGGCGGCCTTCGAAGATGCCCTCAAGGTCCAGGCGGGCACGGTTGCCAATATCGAAGGTTCGCGCGAAGCGCTCGGCAGCCTCGCTTCCGCAAGCCAGTCCGCCACGGGCGCCTTGCAGGCAGCACAGGCTGGCAACCAGCTGCTGGCATTGCAGGCCCGCCAGCTGGCCGACCTGACCGCCACGATCGCCGCTACTGGCAGGGCGCAGGCGCTCGATGCCGCCGAACGCGCGGCGGCCAAGGCACAGGCGCGCGAGCAGCTGAGGCGGTTTCTCGCTATTCGTCCGCGCTATCTGCCCGGCGGATCGGACTGA
- the trbK-alt gene encoding putative entry exclusion protein TrbK-alt: protein MDTKLLARIGAAVFVGLAIATTIVQLREEPAPVRQADRRIWVPDGDPLPAQLRACAQMGELALSSPDCLAAWAEKRRRFFGVDHPEAYSGIGDRALPESFSREARGEN from the coding sequence ATGGACACCAAGCTCCTCGCGCGCATCGGTGCCGCTGTGTTCGTCGGTCTCGCCATCGCGACCACGATCGTACAGCTGCGCGAGGAGCCCGCGCCGGTGCGGCAAGCTGACCGGCGCATATGGGTGCCCGACGGTGATCCGCTGCCAGCACAGCTGAGGGCTTGCGCTCAAATGGGCGAACTGGCGCTGTCCTCGCCCGATTGCCTCGCGGCCTGGGCCGAAAAACGCCGCCGCTTCTTCGGCGTCGATCACCCCGAGGCTTATTCCGGGATCGGCGACAGGGCGCTGCCTGAGTCCTTTTCCCGCGAAGCGAGAGGAGAGAACTGA
- the trbL gene encoding P-type conjugative transfer protein TrbL: MGGTGVVDRFLAIFSQYIDSGFGLLSGEVAFIATTLIVIDVTLAALFWSWGANDDIIARLVKKTLFVGIFAYIIGNWSALANIVFNSFAGLGLKASGSGLGAADLLQPGRVAQVGIDAAWPLLESIADLMGYVGFFENFLQIIILLVAWAIVIIAFFILSIQLFVTLIEFKLTTLAGFVLIPFGLFGKTAFLAERVLGNVVSSGIKVLVLAVIIGIGSTLFAEFTGAIPGEPTIEDALAIVLASLTLLGLGIFGPGIANGIVAGGPQLGAGAAAGTALLAGGAAVGGVAGAKLAGGAVASAASSVARGTSRAAGGATMAYATGSAGKSGGAAVAGGMAGVGRAAGGAVMSPLRKAADSARSNFRDGARASVGNMGGRIVPAHGASSPDPEQTNGPPAWARSMKHRQSLGHSASLAAHTVRSGDGHGAGASIDTKEKD; this comes from the coding sequence ATGGGCGGCACCGGTGTTGTCGATCGCTTCCTCGCGATCTTCTCGCAATATATCGACAGCGGCTTCGGGCTGCTTTCTGGCGAGGTCGCCTTCATCGCGACCACGCTGATCGTGATCGACGTAACGTTGGCGGCCCTGTTCTGGAGCTGGGGCGCGAACGACGACATCATCGCCCGGCTCGTCAAGAAGACGCTCTTCGTCGGCATCTTTGCCTACATCATCGGCAACTGGAGCGCGCTCGCCAATATCGTGTTCAACAGCTTTGCCGGGCTAGGCCTGAAGGCGAGCGGCTCGGGGCTCGGCGCAGCCGACCTGTTGCAGCCGGGAAGGGTGGCGCAGGTTGGCATCGATGCCGCTTGGCCGCTCCTCGAATCGATTGCCGATCTGATGGGCTATGTCGGCTTCTTCGAGAATTTTCTGCAGATCATCATTCTTCTGGTCGCCTGGGCGATCGTCATCATCGCCTTCTTCATTCTCTCCATCCAGCTGTTCGTCACCCTGATCGAGTTCAAACTGACGACCTTGGCGGGTTTCGTCCTCATTCCCTTTGGCCTGTTCGGCAAGACCGCATTCCTCGCCGAACGCGTGCTCGGCAATGTGGTCTCGTCGGGAATCAAGGTGCTCGTTCTCGCCGTCATCATCGGCATCGGTTCCACGCTCTTCGCCGAATTCACCGGCGCCATCCCCGGCGAGCCGACCATCGAGGATGCGCTGGCCATCGTGCTCGCCAGCCTCACACTGCTCGGTCTCGGCATTTTCGGCCCGGGGATCGCCAATGGCATTGTCGCGGGCGGTCCGCAGCTCGGTGCAGGCGCTGCCGCGGGCACCGCGCTTCTGGCAGGCGGCGCTGCGGTCGGCGGCGTTGCCGGTGCCAAGCTTGCGGGCGGCGCGGTCGCCAGTGCTGCCTCTTCCGTCGCGCGAGGCACCTCGCGCGCCGCAGGAGGTGCGACCATGGCCTATGCGACCGGTTCGGCGGGCAAGAGCGGCGGCGCCGCGGTTGCAGGCGGCATGGCGGGTGTTGGCCGCGCAGCAGGCGGTGCCGTCATGTCTCCGCTACGTAAAGCGGCAGACAGCGCCAGGAGCAATTTCCGCGACGGGGCGCGTGCGTCGGTCGGGAACATGGGTGGCCGCATCGTGCCCGCTCACGGTGCTTCGTCACCGGATCCGGAACAGACGAACGGCCCGCCGGCCTGGGCGCGGTCCATGAAGCACAGACAGAGCCTGGGGCATTCGGCCTCACTTGCCGCGCACACCGTGCGCTCCGGTGATGGCCATGGTGCAGGCGCTTCCATCGACACCAAAGAGAAGGATTAG
- the trbF gene encoding conjugal transfer protein TrbF, producing the protein MFKRPSIRYAKTPEAETPYQRAAQVWDERIGSARVQAKSWRYAFFGALGLSAALTGGLVWQNARGAIVPWVVEVDKLGEARSVAPANAEFAPTDPQIAFHLARFIEQVRAIPDDPIVVRENWLRAYQFASDKGALALNDYARANDPFAAIGREQVAVDVTSVIRASPRSFRVAWVERRYRDGALAETTRWTAILGIAVQPPRTPDALTSNPLGIFVTSINWSKELG; encoded by the coding sequence ATGTTCAAACGGCCTTCGATCCGGTACGCAAAAACGCCTGAAGCTGAGACGCCCTACCAGCGCGCGGCGCAGGTCTGGGACGAGCGCATCGGTTCCGCGCGCGTCCAGGCAAAGAGCTGGCGCTACGCTTTTTTCGGCGCGCTCGGCCTGTCGGCAGCGCTGACCGGCGGGCTCGTGTGGCAGAATGCGCGCGGTGCCATCGTGCCCTGGGTGGTCGAAGTCGACAAGCTGGGCGAAGCGCGTAGCGTCGCGCCCGCCAATGCGGAGTTCGCACCGACAGATCCGCAGATCGCGTTTCACCTCGCGCGGTTTATCGAGCAAGTCCGCGCTATCCCCGACGATCCAATTGTGGTGCGCGAGAACTGGCTCAGAGCCTACCAGTTCGCCAGCGACAAGGGCGCCTTGGCGCTCAACGATTATGCGCGGGCCAACGACCCGTTCGCGGCAATCGGCCGCGAACAGGTTGCGGTCGATGTCACCAGCGTGATCCGTGCCTCGCCGCGCAGCTTCCGCGTGGCCTGGGTCGAGCGGCGCTACCGTGACGGCGCGCTCGCCGAAACCACTCGCTGGACCGCCATTCTCGGCATTGCCGTCCAGCCTCCCAGAACGCCCGATGCGCTCACCAGCAATCCGCTCGGGATCTTCGTCACCTCGATCAACTGGTCAAAGGAGCTTGGCTGA
- the trbG gene encoding P-type conjugative transfer protein TrbG: MTNLLAFSSPALLAAGVLLFAGSPAAATPAPQAQAASRAITAFDLADASLLAQALANATTPSRQASPTAARRSPASDPEGHVGAANEAARIEPDNAGFDNAIQRYAYREGALFQVYAKPGQVTDIALQEGETLVGPGPVAAGDTVRWMIGDTLSGSGATQRVHILIKPTRPDIATNLVINTDRRTYHIELRANPDIYMASVSWSYPADELIALRREEEQAARAAPVADGFTLEALNFDYRISGDKPDWRPLRVFDDGQRTLVEFPPDIARGEMPPFFVVGAGGAAELVNYRVSGRYLIVDRLFHKAELRLGAGRRQVRVKIENRKRGRS, encoded by the coding sequence ATGACCAACCTACTTGCATTCTCCAGTCCGGCGCTGCTCGCAGCCGGCGTTCTGCTTTTTGCCGGATCGCCGGCAGCAGCGACGCCTGCGCCGCAGGCCCAGGCCGCATCGCGGGCGATCACCGCCTTCGACCTCGCCGATGCATCCCTGCTTGCTCAGGCCCTTGCAAATGCCACCACCCCCTCGCGGCAGGCCTCCCCCACTGCCGCGCGCCGCTCCCCCGCCTCTGACCCCGAGGGGCATGTGGGAGCGGCGAACGAGGCTGCCAGGATCGAACCGGACAATGCAGGATTCGACAATGCCATCCAGCGCTATGCCTATCGCGAAGGTGCATTGTTCCAGGTCTACGCCAAACCCGGGCAGGTGACCGACATCGCCTTGCAGGAGGGCGAAACACTGGTCGGCCCCGGGCCGGTTGCTGCAGGTGATACCGTGCGCTGGATGATCGGCGACACGCTGAGCGGCTCGGGAGCGACGCAGCGGGTTCATATCCTCATCAAACCGACGCGGCCCGATATCGCCACCAATCTGGTCATCAATACAGACCGCCGTACCTATCATATCGAACTGCGCGCCAATCCGGACATCTATATGGCCTCGGTCAGTTGGTCCTATCCGGCGGACGAACTGATCGCGCTGCGCCGCGAAGAAGAGCAAGCGGCGCGAGCCGCACCGGTCGCCGACGGCTTCACGCTTGAGGCGCTCAATTTCGATTACCGCATCTCGGGTGACAAGCCTGACTGGCGCCCGCTACGGGTCTTCGACGACGGACAGCGGACCTTGGTCGAGTTTCCACCCGATATCGCCCGGGGCGAAATGCCGCCATTTTTCGTGGTTGGCGCCGGTGGCGCAGCCGAGCTGGTCAATTACCGGGTCTCCGGGCGCTATCTCATCGTCGACCGCCTCTTCCACAAGGCCGAACTGCGCCTCGGTGCCGGTCGCAGACAGGTCCGCGTGAAGATTGAAAACCGCAAGAGGGGGCGGTCGTGA
- a CDS encoding TrbI/VirB10 family protein produces MKEEGKTEPPPDAESIVQLRGEGPRVVRLSRKAIGIASAAGLAVLGGILLYALQPASQDGGEELVNTEGIAVADGLATAPADYSQVPRLGPPLPGDLGQPILEAQDRGAVAALQPVGAPSPTPSQRAAPSPEEIERERLEQESEAARGSSLFFGGGTQAASPGPAASAAGPQPPAPVQPSVSTARPSFLERPADTRTVSMQRLEAVPSGTLLSAGSIIPAALITGIRSDQPGLVTAQVTENVYDSLTGRHLLIPQGARLIGEYESDVGFGQRRVLLAWTRLILPDGRSIVLDRQPVADPSGYAGLEDGVDYHWGGVVKAALVSTLLGIGGELGAGGDDDLLRAVRRGSQDSINRAGEQVVARELDIRPTLTIRPGFPVRVLVTRDIVLEGGA; encoded by the coding sequence GTGAAGGAGGAAGGCAAGACCGAGCCGCCACCCGATGCCGAAAGCATCGTTCAATTGCGCGGGGAAGGACCGCGCGTGGTCAGGCTCTCGCGCAAGGCTATCGGCATTGCCAGCGCCGCGGGTCTGGCCGTGCTTGGCGGTATACTGCTCTACGCCCTGCAACCGGCTTCGCAGGACGGCGGCGAAGAGCTGGTCAACACCGAGGGGATTGCTGTGGCAGACGGACTTGCCACTGCCCCGGCGGACTATTCCCAGGTTCCGAGGTTAGGGCCACCGCTACCGGGCGATCTCGGTCAACCGATCCTCGAGGCGCAGGATCGCGGGGCTGTTGCCGCGCTTCAACCGGTCGGCGCCCCGTCTCCGACACCGTCACAGCGGGCGGCGCCGAGCCCTGAAGAGATTGAGCGCGAACGCCTAGAACAGGAAAGCGAGGCGGCGCGCGGCAGCAGCCTGTTTTTCGGCGGCGGGACACAAGCTGCCAGTCCCGGCCCGGCAGCTTCGGCTGCTGGGCCGCAACCCCCAGCACCAGTTCAGCCATCGGTCTCCACCGCGCGGCCGAGTTTTCTCGAACGGCCCGCCGACACGCGGACAGTGTCCATGCAGCGGCTTGAGGCGGTGCCATCGGGGACGCTGCTTTCGGCCGGGTCGATCATTCCGGCAGCGCTGATCACCGGTATCCGGTCGGACCAGCCCGGCCTCGTGACCGCGCAGGTGACCGAGAATGTCTATGACAGCCTGACCGGGCGGCACCTTCTGATCCCGCAAGGTGCGCGCCTCATCGGTGAGTACGAGTCCGATGTCGGGTTCGGCCAACGCCGGGTGCTGCTGGCCTGGACCAGGCTTATCCTGCCTGATGGTCGCTCGATTGTGCTCGATCGTCAGCCAGTTGCCGATCCCTCGGGCTATGCTGGACTGGAGGACGGCGTCGATTACCATTGGGGCGGTGTCGTCAAAGCGGCGCTCGTTTCCACTTTGCTCGGAATTGGCGGCGAACTCGGCGCAGGCGGAGATGATGACCTGCTGCGCGCTGTTCGCCGCGGCAGCCAGGACAGCATCAATCGCGCGGGCGAGCAGGTCGTTGCACGCGAGCTTGATATACGCCCGACGCTGACGATCCGTCCCGGCTTTCCCGTACGCGTTCTGGTGACGCGCGATATTGTGCTGGAGGGTGGAGCATGA
- a CDS encoding DUF2274 domain-containing protein, with product MTRLKLSDITDGKPVKLTIEIPARLHRRLVEYGVVLNGGVSEGAPEPAALIPPMIERFVASDRDFAKARRRTHASSSR from the coding sequence ATGACCCGGCTCAAGCTCTCCGACATTACCGATGGCAAGCCCGTCAAGCTGACGATAGAGATCCCTGCGCGGCTCCATCGCCGGCTGGTCGAATATGGGGTCGTGCTCAATGGCGGCGTTTCAGAGGGTGCACCCGAGCCCGCAGCTCTGATCCCACCAATGATCGAGCGCTTCGTCGCCAGTGACCGGGATTTCGCCAAGGCACGCAGAAGAACGCATGCATCATCAAGTCGATAA
- a CDS encoding benenodin family lasso peptide, protein MKELDTIQREIIDLGSASEETKGDALFDIDVSGGRLSYATGMADD, encoded by the coding sequence ATGAAGGAACTCGACACAATCCAGAGAGAGATCATCGATCTCGGCAGCGCATCCGAGGAGACCAAGGGCGACGCCCTGTTCGACATCGATGTGAGCGGCGGTCGTTTGTCCTATGCCACCGGCATGGCTGACGACTGA
- a CDS encoding lasso peptide biosynthesis B2 protein, with product MSERFIFLDIARDRYFALADGVQHVFLERLGIEATVSWHQPPPLPRPADWLVPQRVSHDIGEGPFRLADVAAAVWSQRRIEHRLARTSFQTVLVELRHLTEQRTQGHSTKSRSGPTVRAFEQARLLRSAADRCLPRSIALKLRLAKLRLRTHLVIGVKDRPFGAHAWVQHRDIVLNDSLEEVRRYTPILII from the coding sequence GTGAGCGAACGTTTCATCTTTCTGGACATCGCGCGGGACCGCTATTTTGCGTTGGCGGACGGAGTGCAGCACGTGTTTCTCGAAAGGCTCGGCATCGAAGCCACGGTGTCCTGGCATCAGCCGCCACCACTGCCGCGCCCTGCGGACTGGCTCGTCCCACAGCGTGTTTCCCATGATATTGGTGAAGGACCTTTCCGGCTGGCCGATGTGGCCGCAGCTGTCTGGTCGCAGCGCCGGATCGAACATCGCCTTGCGCGGACATCATTCCAGACGGTCCTCGTTGAACTTCGCCACCTGACCGAGCAACGCACGCAGGGCCATTCCACCAAATCCCGGTCGGGTCCCACAGTACGTGCTTTCGAGCAAGCCCGCCTTCTGCGTTCGGCCGCAGACCGCTGTCTCCCGCGTTCGATCGCGTTGAAATTACGCCTCGCCAAGCTGAGACTGCGCACGCATCTTGTTATTGGCGTGAAGGACCGGCCGTTCGGTGCCCACGCCTGGGTCCAGCATCGCGACATTGTGCTGAATGACAGCTTGGAAGAAGTTCGGCGCTACACGCCGATACTGATAATTTGA
- a CDS encoding asparagine synthase C-terminal domain-containing protein, whose protein sequence is MKQGRFVLAVPRRRGVPPVVRRSASPDDVCGDNASFWTSDDTPEASLGTHGYLIGCVFSAQTARTVDAVPLPESESVQAAAKRLVRNYWGAYVAILPDPGRRTLALLVDPSGLFPVYRGMSQTHVVFSSDACLVGEAVGDRLKVDWGALALFLRYPELRQKQACLAGVEELTPGTLMVTAGDQESELPVWRAADYLPRGTEPSFSDAAAELRELAIRTCAAWTDRFGPVAVATSGGVDSSFLCAALAAGHSDFGCITLATSDSSGDESEYARLLAEHLGADFTRRVYDTTCYRPTACASAGRSRPGRKGFLTAVDALLAAGSAELGKATVLDGNGGDNLFCFLHSAAPIVDRLRNEGPRAALFETLPDMCCVTGCDVPTMLRATGKRLMGGHSKQNWAPDSRLLADAAILEDSPVPLTPWHRLSTWRHPGKHDHFALIMRAQHHVHGFGPGPARFSPLMSQPLLEFCLGVPTWTWVTGGQNRALARAAFADLLPRSVLDRTSKAGPDSFIRSAFDRHRAVLRDLLLDGQLAEQGVIDRAAVEQAFTLETSRRGSLVYRLLDLVEAENWSRSWERAATIRAS, encoded by the coding sequence TTGAAACAGGGCCGCTTCGTGCTTGCCGTCCCGCGTCGGCGTGGCGTCCCGCCGGTCGTTCGCAGAAGCGCAAGTCCTGACGATGTTTGCGGTGACAATGCTTCATTCTGGACCAGCGATGACACTCCCGAAGCCAGTCTGGGAACGCACGGGTACCTGATCGGGTGCGTCTTCTCTGCACAAACCGCCCGAACGGTCGACGCTGTCCCGCTACCTGAATCCGAGTCCGTCCAGGCCGCCGCCAAGCGGCTTGTTCGGAATTATTGGGGTGCCTACGTCGCGATCCTGCCTGATCCGGGGCGCCGCACTCTTGCGTTGCTGGTCGATCCCTCTGGCCTGTTTCCGGTCTACCGCGGAATGAGCCAGACGCATGTGGTGTTCTCTTCCGATGCCTGTCTGGTCGGAGAAGCTGTCGGAGATCGCCTCAAGGTCGACTGGGGCGCGCTCGCGTTGTTCCTTCGTTATCCGGAATTGCGGCAGAAGCAAGCGTGCCTCGCGGGCGTGGAGGAGCTCACCCCGGGTACGCTCATGGTGACCGCCGGCGATCAGGAATCCGAGCTGCCCGTCTGGCGCGCTGCCGATTATCTTCCGCGAGGAACCGAACCTTCATTCAGCGATGCTGCCGCAGAACTGAGAGAGCTGGCAATCCGGACTTGCGCAGCATGGACAGACCGGTTCGGACCCGTGGCTGTCGCAACCTCTGGCGGGGTCGACTCTTCCTTTCTGTGCGCCGCGCTAGCCGCCGGGCACAGTGATTTTGGATGCATCACGCTGGCGACCTCTGACAGCAGCGGCGACGAAAGCGAGTATGCTCGGCTACTTGCCGAGCATCTGGGTGCGGATTTCACACGGCGGGTTTATGATACGACCTGTTACCGTCCCACCGCATGTGCCTCCGCGGGTCGTTCGCGGCCCGGTCGAAAGGGGTTTCTGACGGCGGTCGACGCCCTGCTCGCCGCGGGTTCTGCAGAGCTGGGAAAAGCCACCGTCCTAGATGGCAATGGCGGTGATAATCTCTTCTGTTTTCTCCATTCCGCAGCACCGATCGTAGACCGGCTGCGGAACGAGGGGCCAAGGGCGGCGCTTTTCGAAACTCTGCCAGACATGTGCTGTGTCACAGGTTGCGATGTTCCGACCATGCTGCGCGCGACCGGCAAGCGTCTGATGGGAGGCCATTCGAAACAGAATTGGGCGCCAGACAGCCGATTGCTTGCCGATGCGGCCATCTTGGAGGACTCACCCGTACCGTTGACGCCGTGGCATCGCCTGTCGACCTGGCGCCACCCAGGCAAACACGATCACTTCGCGCTGATCATGCGCGCGCAGCATCATGTACACGGCTTCGGTCCCGGGCCAGCGCGCTTCTCTCCGCTGATGAGCCAGCCCCTGCTCGAATTCTGCCTCGGCGTCCCCACCTGGACCTGGGTGACAGGCGGTCAGAACCGTGCGCTCGCCCGCGCCGCCTTCGCGGACCTGCTTCCTCGCAGCGTTCTCGATCGCACGTCCAAGGCGGGACCCGACAGTTTCATTCGAAGTGCCTTCGACCGTCATCGCGCCGTGCTTCGTGATCTGCTTCTCGATGGCCAACTGGCGGAACAAGGTGTGATTGATCGCGCAGCTGTCGAGCAGGCTTTCACGCTCGAAACATCGCGGCGCGGATCGCTGGTTTACCGCCTGCTCGACCTCGTCGAGGCCGAGAACTGGTCGCGCTCATGGGAGCGAGCTGCGACCATCCGAGCATCGTAG